A section of the Nerophis ophidion isolate RoL-2023_Sa linkage group LG16, RoL_Noph_v1.0, whole genome shotgun sequence genome encodes:
- the srsf3b gene encoding serine/arginine-rich splicing factor 3b isoform X2 produces the protein MHRECPLDCKVYVGNLGNNGNKTELERSFSYYGPLRSVWVARNPPGFAFVEFEDPRDAVDAVRELDGRTLCGCRVRVELSNGEKRSRSRGAPPSWSRRPRERDDYRRRSSPPARRRATTMPLLTTLRVNQLVLFQHHVTADHRASISLAGAVT, from the exons ATGCATCGTGAATGTCCACTTGACTGCAAGGTCTACGTTGGGAATCTTGGGAACAATGGAAACAAGACCGAGTTAGAAAGATCTTTTAGTTACTATGGGCCTCTTCGCAGCGTATGGGTGGCAAGGAACCCACCAGGCTTTGCTTTTGTCGAATTTGAAGACCCCAGAGATGCTGTTGATGCCGTGCGCGAGCTTGATGGGAG AACTTTATGCGGTTGCCGTGTGAGAGTGGAGCTGTCCAATGGCGAGAAGCGGAGCCGCAGCCGCGGGGCCCCCCCCTCGTGGAGCCGTCGCCCTCGAGAACGAGATGACTACAGGCGTCGTAGCAGCCCACCGGCACGGCGAAG AGCCACCACCATGCCTCTTCTCACCACCCTCAGAGTCAATCAACTAGTCCTCTTTCAGCATCATGTGACTGCTGACCATCGTGCCTCAATCAGCTTGGCCGGTGCTGTCACATGA
- the srsf3b gene encoding serine/arginine-rich splicing factor 3b isoform X1 produces the protein MHRECPLDCKVYVGNLGNNGNKTELERSFSYYGPLRSVWVARNPPGFAFVEFEDPRDAVDAVRELDGRTLCGCRVRVELSNGEKRSRSRGAPPSWSRRPRERDDYRRRSSPPARRRSPRRRSFSRSRSRSFSRDRRRERSASRDRNHKPSRSFSRSRSRSRSNDRK, from the exons ATGCATCGTGAATGTCCACTTGACTGCAAGGTCTACGTTGGGAATCTTGGGAACAATGGAAACAAGACCGAGTTAGAAAGATCTTTTAGTTACTATGGGCCTCTTCGCAGCGTATGGGTGGCAAGGAACCCACCAGGCTTTGCTTTTGTCGAATTTGAAGACCCCAGAGATGCTGTTGATGCCGTGCGCGAGCTTGATGGGAG AACTTTATGCGGTTGCCGTGTGAGAGTGGAGCTGTCCAATGGCGAGAAGCGGAGCCGCAGCCGCGGGGCCCCCCCCTCGTGGAGCCGTCGCCCTCGAGAACGAGATGACTACAGGCGTCGTAGCAGCCCACCGGCACGGCGAAG ATCTCCACGCAGGAGGAGCTTTAGTCGTAGTCGCAGCAG GTCTTTCTCGCGAGACAGGAGAAGGGAGCGGTCCGCTTCCCGGGATAGGAACCACAAACCTTCAAGGTCCTTTTCTCGATCAAGGAG TCGCTCCAGATCAAATGACAGGAAGTAG